Proteins from one uncultured Desulfuromonas sp. genomic window:
- a CDS encoding permease — protein MEVLTTIGGNAWHLLMESAPYILFGLLISGVLSTFLTSDMVARQLGQGRVLPVIKAALFGIPLPLCSCGVLPAAVALKQQGANRGATTAFMIATPESGVDSIAVSYALLDPFLTVIRPVAALISAVAAGIVENLFVVPDHKPAQTDDCCCSSTSETRRSLIQGIRYAFTKVWQDMALWFFFGLLLASLITALIPASVMEAWLGGGVSSLLIMLAVGIPIYICASASTPIAAALILQGVSPGAALVFLLAGPATNITSLTVLVSILGKRGTAVYLMMVSGGALLCGWLVDQVYRVMAWSPQARLGSGGEWLDPAVEKICVAVLLVVSLPVVANWLQKIVSRCKRVIR, from the coding sequence ATGGAAGTGTTGACCACTATTGGTGGAAATGCCTGGCATTTGTTGATGGAATCGGCACCGTATATTCTGTTCGGTCTGCTGATCAGCGGTGTGTTGAGTACGTTTTTGACTAGCGACATGGTTGCCCGCCAATTGGGGCAAGGGAGAGTTTTGCCGGTCATCAAGGCGGCCCTGTTTGGTATTCCCTTGCCGCTGTGTTCCTGTGGCGTGCTGCCGGCGGCTGTGGCGTTGAAACAGCAGGGCGCTAATCGCGGTGCGACCACGGCCTTCATGATTGCCACGCCCGAGTCCGGGGTCGATTCGATTGCCGTCAGTTATGCCCTGCTGGATCCTTTTCTTACGGTGATACGGCCGGTGGCGGCGTTGATCAGTGCTGTGGCTGCCGGTATTGTTGAGAATCTGTTTGTTGTTCCAGATCATAAACCGGCGCAGACGGACGATTGTTGTTGCTCATCCACCAGTGAAACACGGCGCAGTCTGATTCAGGGGATTCGCTATGCCTTCACCAAGGTGTGGCAGGATATGGCGCTGTGGTTTTTCTTCGGCCTGTTGTTGGCCAGTCTGATCACCGCCCTGATTCCGGCGTCCGTGATGGAGGCATGGTTAGGCGGTGGCGTTTCTTCGTTGCTGATCATGTTGGCGGTGGGCATTCCCATTTATATCTGTGCCAGTGCCTCCACACCCATTGCCGCGGCGTTGATTCTGCAAGGGGTCAGTCCCGGTGCCGCGTTGGTGTTCCTGCTGGCTGGTCCGGCGACCAATATCACGTCACTGACGGTGCTGGTGTCGATTCTCGGCAAGCGCGGAACCGCCGTCTATCTGATGATGGTCAGTGGTGGAGCGCTGTTGTGTGGTTGGCTGGTGGATCAGGTGTATCGTGTTATGGCTTGGTCCCCCCAGGCGCGTCTCGGTAGCGGTGGCGAATGGCTTGACCCTGCTGTTGAAAAAATCTGTGTGGCCGTATTGCTTGTGGTGTCATTGCCGGTTGTCGCCAATTGGCTGCAAAAAATCGTGTCGCGTTGCAAAAGAGTTATTCGCTAA
- a CDS encoding tetratricopeptide repeat protein: MKRLLDCFLLVLLLMVSLPSGVHGADIPLDVRRQVLAAQQLMDEKLYDQALTALGENKSDQDHYLIDFTRGNIYLLSERPQQALLWLQQVVDKAPDYLPGWLNLAQTQYALELYVAAGTSFERAFTLSDPPRRSLRYNAALCFMQSGEWERAKHLLRQLVALDPQQVELPWRAALVQVYLNLDQPQQALSQLMILVQQTQGAEQRRWREVLVQQYLTLERYDDAISALNRYTEVDGLYPRWWTVLTYAYLERQQYRQALVSLKVVDYLRPLSEQEAQLLGDLHLQLGVPQQAERYYEQLLQQRPDDDSVLTRLAHACLNQHQPQQALQWARQGDNPKLRALQGQLLFRLGHFAEAYEVFSTLAGEADSPGSQWLMAGYAAWNGELWSQASRALKRAATYPAQKEQAQRLLNQLDERR, encoded by the coding sequence ATGAAGAGATTGCTGGACTGTTTTCTCTTGGTTCTGCTCCTGATGGTGAGCCTGCCGTCTGGTGTACATGGGGCCGATATTCCTCTTGATGTGCGACGTCAGGTGTTGGCTGCCCAGCAGTTGATGGATGAAAAGCTCTACGACCAGGCCTTGACGGCTCTGGGAGAGAATAAGAGCGATCAGGATCACTATTTGATCGATTTTACCCGTGGCAACATTTATCTGCTCAGTGAGCGTCCGCAGCAGGCGTTACTGTGGCTGCAGCAGGTGGTTGATAAAGCGCCGGACTATTTGCCGGGCTGGTTGAATCTGGCTCAGACACAGTACGCACTCGAACTGTATGTTGCGGCCGGTACAAGTTTTGAGCGGGCTTTTACCTTGAGTGATCCGCCCAGACGTTCACTGCGTTACAACGCAGCGCTGTGTTTTATGCAGAGCGGGGAATGGGAGCGGGCAAAACACCTGCTTCGTCAACTGGTGGCTCTTGATCCGCAGCAGGTGGAGCTGCCCTGGCGCGCCGCGCTGGTGCAGGTGTATCTCAATCTTGATCAGCCGCAACAGGCGTTGTCACAACTGATGATTCTGGTGCAACAGACTCAGGGTGCGGAACAACGCCGCTGGCGGGAAGTTCTGGTGCAGCAGTATCTGACTCTTGAGCGCTATGATGATGCGATTAGCGCATTGAACCGCTATACCGAGGTGGATGGTCTTTACCCGCGCTGGTGGACAGTGTTGACCTATGCGTATCTGGAGAGGCAACAATACCGTCAAGCGTTGGTCAGTCTCAAGGTGGTGGATTATCTGCGGCCCCTGTCGGAGCAGGAAGCTCAGCTGCTTGGTGATCTGCATCTGCAGCTCGGTGTTCCGCAACAGGCCGAGCGTTATTACGAGCAATTGTTGCAACAGCGCCCCGATGATGACAGCGTGCTGACGCGGCTGGCCCATGCCTGCCTTAATCAACATCAGCCGCAACAGGCCCTTCAATGGGCTCGTCAGGGAGACAATCCGAAGTTGCGGGCGTTGCAGGGGCAGTTGTTATTTCGTCTAGGTCATTTTGCTGAGGCGTATGAGGTGTTCAGCACGTTGGCCGGTGAGGCGGACTCTCCCGGTTCTCAGTGGCTGATGGCCGGATATGCCGCCTGGAACGGTGAGCTGTGGTCGCAGGCCAGCCGGGCATTAAAACGGGCGGCGACTTATCCAGCTCAAAAAGAGCAGGCGCAACGGTTACTCAACCAATTGGACGAAAGACGTTGA
- a CDS encoding diguanylate cyclase, whose product MPVRCFILLFFTVLLIVQSPAWAEQTALEQVVVQFDWKYQFQYAGFIMAREKGFYAKQGLDVSLLEYQPDTNIVHEVLSHHVNYGMHNSSLIVENKKILPIVLLASYFQRSPLVFVTQPGIKSPADLRGKVIMATSDELQYSSLALLLNHYNITPQNSTIAAQKFSIDDFINGTVDAMSAFLSNQIYELNQQKVAYNIINPADYGFIMSAANLFTSQEEALKHTGRTRRFLQATNQGWQYAFDHPEETIQTIHNKYAPQKPLDALRFEANVTRELFLLDLYPIGTIKPELTSLTYKQLLSRNIIDGHAPLPAYQFDEVIEKHTQNTAFTTREQQYLDKKKVIRVCVDPEWMPFEGLVNGKHYGISADYLNLFQEKLPIPLEVVETSSWQESLDAAKARRCDIFSLAAKTPERSTYMDFTHPYVTLPVVIATTMDKIFIDDIGDIIDQPIGVVKGYAIGEQLRAEYPNANIVEVDSISDGLERVESGELYCYVDNLMVIAEQIQKEFTSVIKISGRVDDKVALAIGTRNDQPELHSIFDKLIHTVTPEQEQEIYNRWSSVKQEMGFNYTLFWKIFGVLAFIAGVFSVHYYQLRKYNQRLLVLSETDKLTGLANRLKLDKMLLEQEQLFVRYQIPCGVIIFDIDHFKTVNDTYGHPVGDQVLKEMAQLIRENIRVTDHVGRWGGEEFLIIAPSSNLEETEQLADKLLSALRNHQFDQVGTVTASFGVCALRHELSASKVLSLADKALYQAKAEGRNRVISCVSE is encoded by the coding sequence ATGCCCGTTCGCTGCTTCATCCTCCTGTTTTTTACGGTACTGTTAATTGTGCAAAGTCCGGCCTGGGCTGAACAGACCGCACTGGAACAGGTGGTGGTACAATTTGACTGGAAATACCAGTTTCAGTATGCCGGTTTCATCATGGCACGTGAGAAGGGTTTTTACGCGAAACAGGGACTGGACGTTTCCCTGCTTGAATATCAGCCCGATACCAATATCGTCCATGAGGTGCTGTCGCACCATGTCAATTACGGCATGCACAACTCCAGTCTGATTGTTGAAAACAAAAAAATCCTGCCGATTGTTTTACTGGCGTCCTACTTTCAACGCTCGCCGCTGGTATTTGTCACTCAACCCGGCATCAAATCACCGGCCGACCTCAGAGGCAAAGTGATCATGGCCACCAGTGATGAGCTGCAATACAGCTCTCTGGCGTTGCTGCTCAACCATTACAACATCACGCCTCAAAACTCCACCATAGCCGCCCAAAAGTTCTCCATCGACGATTTTATCAACGGCACTGTCGATGCGATGAGTGCCTTTCTCTCCAACCAGATTTATGAATTAAACCAGCAGAAAGTCGCTTATAACATCATCAATCCGGCGGACTATGGTTTTATCATGAGCGCGGCCAATTTGTTTACCAGCCAAGAAGAGGCGCTCAAACATACAGGACGCACCCGGCGTTTTCTCCAAGCAACCAACCAGGGCTGGCAGTACGCGTTTGATCATCCGGAAGAAACAATCCAGACGATTCACAACAAATATGCGCCTCAAAAGCCGCTGGACGCCTTGCGCTTTGAAGCCAACGTCACTCGCGAACTGTTTCTTCTCGATCTGTATCCCATCGGCACCATCAAACCTGAACTGACGTCTCTGACCTACAAACAGTTGTTGTCGCGCAATATCATCGACGGCCACGCCCCGTTGCCGGCCTATCAGTTTGACGAAGTCATTGAGAAACACACTCAGAACACCGCGTTCACAACCCGAGAACAGCAGTATCTCGACAAAAAAAAGGTGATTCGCGTCTGTGTCGATCCCGAATGGATGCCTTTTGAAGGCTTGGTTAACGGCAAGCATTACGGAATTTCCGCCGACTACCTCAACCTGTTTCAAGAGAAATTACCGATTCCGCTTGAAGTCGTCGAGACCTCTTCCTGGCAGGAATCTCTCGATGCCGCCAAAGCACGCCGCTGTGATATTTTTTCCCTGGCGGCAAAAACGCCGGAACGCAGCACCTATATGGACTTCACCCATCCGTATGTCACCCTGCCGGTGGTCATCGCCACGACCATGGATAAAATCTTTATTGACGACATCGGGGATATTATCGACCAGCCCATCGGGGTGGTTAAGGGGTATGCCATTGGCGAACAGTTACGCGCCGAGTATCCAAACGCTAACATTGTCGAAGTGGACTCCATCAGCGATGGTCTGGAGCGGGTGGAAAGCGGCGAGCTCTACTGCTACGTCGACAACCTGATGGTCATTGCGGAACAGATTCAAAAAGAGTTCACCAGTGTCATCAAAATCAGCGGTCGTGTGGACGATAAAGTCGCCCTGGCCATCGGCACCCGCAACGATCAACCCGAGTTGCACAGCATCTTTGACAAGCTGATCCACACCGTGACTCCAGAGCAGGAGCAGGAGATTTACAACCGCTGGTCCTCCGTCAAACAGGAGATGGGATTCAACTACACGTTATTCTGGAAAATTTTCGGTGTGTTGGCGTTTATCGCCGGTGTGTTCAGCGTCCATTACTATCAGCTACGCAAATACAACCAACGTTTGCTCGTCCTGTCGGAAACCGACAAACTGACAGGTCTGGCCAACCGCCTCAAGCTCGACAAGATGCTGTTGGAGCAGGAACAATTATTTGTCCGCTACCAGATTCCGTGCGGTGTCATCATTTTCGATATTGATCATTTCAAAACCGTCAATGACACCTATGGTCACCCGGTGGGAGATCAAGTGCTCAAAGAGATGGCCCAACTCATCCGGGAAAACATCCGGGTCACTGATCACGTAGGGCGCTGGGGCGGAGAAGAATTTTTGATTATTGCGCCAAGCAGCAACCTGGAAGAAACCGAACAACTGGCAGACAAACTGCTCAGTGCCCTGCGCAATCATCAATTTGATCAGGTGGGAACGGTCACCGCCAGTTTCGGCGTCTGCGCTTTACGCCATGAACTAAGCGCCAGTAAAGTGTTGAGTCTGGCCGACAAAGCCCTCTACCAAGCTAAAGCCGAAGGACGCAATCGGGTGATCAGCTGCGTTAGCGAATAA